A window from Dioscorea cayenensis subsp. rotundata cultivar TDr96_F1 chromosome 10, TDr96_F1_v2_PseudoChromosome.rev07_lg8_w22 25.fasta, whole genome shotgun sequence encodes these proteins:
- the LOC120270605 gene encoding serine carboxypeptidase-like 42 has translation MMKLVMFLWSLLMVVVSVRVSGYPVEDLVNKLPGQPEVEFKQYAGYVDVDVKAGRSLFYYFVEAVVDPHLKPLTLWLNGGPGCSSVGGGAFTELGPFYPRADGRGLRINKFSWNRVSNLLFVESPAGVGWSYSNRTSDYTTGDERTANDMRVFLMRWYEKFPEFKLHDLFLTGESYAGHYIPQLATALLKHNKYSTDFKFKIKGVAIGNPLLKLDRDAPATYEFFWSHGMISDELGLTIMNQCDFEDYAFSSPHNVSKSCNGAIAEANRVVGDYINSYDVILDVCYPSIVEQELRLRKLATKMSIGVDVCMTYERRFYFNLHEVQQALHANRTNLPYRWSMCSDVLDYNNTDGNINILPLLKTIISHKIPVWIFSGDQDSVVPLLGSRTLVRELAHEMKHSITVPYRAWFYKDQVGGWMTEYGNLLTFATVRGAAHMVPYAQPGRALQLFESFVKGQRLPNITQTSF, from the exons ATGATGAAGTTGGTGATGTTCTTATGGAGCTTGTTAATGGTGGTAGTGAGTGTGAGAGTGAGTGGGTATCCAGTGGAGGACTTAGTGAACAAGTTGCCAGGACAACCAGAGGTTGAATTCAAGCAGTATGCTGGTTATGTTGATGTGGATGTCAAGGCTGGTAGAAGTCTCTTCTATTACTTTGTTGAAGCTGTTGTTGATCCTCACCTCAAGCCTCTCACTCTCTGGCTCAATGGAG GCCCGGGTTGTTCGTCGGTAGGAGGTGGAGCATTCACTGAACTGGGTCCATTTTATCCTCGAGCAGACGGTCGTGGTCTTCGGATAAACAAATTTTCATGGAATAGAG TTTCAAATCTCCTTTTTGTTGAATCTCCTGCTGGAGTTGGATGGTCTTACTCTAATCGAACTTCTGATTACACTACCGGCGATGAAAGAACTG CTAATGACATGCGCGTATTTCTGATGCGGTGGTACGAAAAGTTTCCCGAGTTCAAATTACATGATTTGTTTCTCACTGGAGAAAGCTACGCAG GACATTACATACCCCAATTAGCTACTGCCTTGTTGAAGCATAATAAATACTCAACTGATTTCAAGTTCAAAATCAAAGGAGTTGCA ATTGGAAATCCACTCCTCAAGCTTGATAGGGATGCTCCTGCAACTTATGAATTTTTCTGGTCACATGGAATGATTTCTGATGAGCTAGGTCTCACAATCATGAACCAATGCGATTTCGAGGATTATGCATTCAGTAGTCCTCACAATGTGAGTAAATCATGCAATGGCGCGATCGCTGAGGCAAATCGAGTTGTCGGGGATTATATCAACAGTTATGATGTTATACTTGATGTTTGTTATCCATCAATTGTTGAACAAGAGCTGAGACTGCGAAAACTA GCTACAAAAATGAGCATTGGTGTCGACGTTTGCATGACATACGAGCGAAGATTTTACTTTAATCTCCACGAAGTTCAGCAGGCTCTTCATGCCAACAGGACAAACTTGCCTTACAGATGGAGCATGTGCAGTGA TGTTTTGGATTACAACAACACAGATGGAAATATCAACATCCTTCCATTGCTCAAAACCATAATCAGCCACAAAATACCAGTATGGATCTTCAG TGGTGATCAAGACTCAGTTGTTCCATTGTTAGGATCTCGAACACTTGTCCGAGAACTAGCACATGAGATGAAACACAGCATTACAGTTCCATATCGCGCATGGTTCTATAAAGACCAg GTGGGAGGATGGATGACAGAGTATGGGAACCTGCTGACATTTGCTACAGTGAGAGGTGCTGCTCATATGGTTCCTTATGCACAACCAGGAAGAGCTCTGCAACTCTTCGAGTCATTTGTGAAAGGACAGAGACTTCCAAACATAACACAAACTTCCTtttga